From Epinephelus lanceolatus isolate andai-2023 chromosome 2, ASM4190304v1, whole genome shotgun sequence, one genomic window encodes:
- the selenos gene encoding selenoprotein S: protein MDDVEITDVDDDSPFRVEKPIRNPDLTSVSLTAREILSQYGWYMLIVTVLVYLLIQYLSKRRSSQSNNGAAPEVLQDAVLVARRQEAMEAARLRMQEELNAKADLFKEKQRQQEEEKRKQKIEMWESMQQGKSYKGTTKLPQNTEEASSSPAVLKPKGKKPLRSADYNPLSGGGGGTCSFRPGRRGPSSGG, encoded by the exons ATGGACGATGTGGAGATCACAGACGTGGACGACGACTCTCCTTTCCGGGTGGAGAAGCCCATCAGGAACCCGGACCTGACTTCTGTGAGCCTGACCG CCAGAGAGATCCTGTCCCAGTATGGATGGTACATGCTGATTGTGACTGTCCTGGTCTACCTGCTCATCCAGTACCTGAGCAAGAGGAGATCCAGCCAGAGCAACAACGGCGCGGCCCCCGAAGTACTGCAAG ATGCTGTGTTAGTGGCGAGAAGGCAAGAGGCCATGGAGGCAGCTCGGTTGAGGATGCAGGAGGAGCTTAATGCCAAAGCTGACCTCttcaaagagaaacagagacag caagaagaagagaagaggaagcagaaGATAGAGATGTGGGAGAGCATGCAGCAGGGGAAGAGCTACAAAGGAACCACCAAACTCCCACAG AACACTGAGGAGGCCAGCTCATCACCAGCAGTGCTGAAACCAAAGGGGAAGAAGCCACTTCGTAGTGCAG actaCAATCCCCTGAGTGGAGGCGGAGGGGGCACATGCTCCTTCAGACCCGGCAGGAGAGGACCATCATCTGGTGGATGA